Proteins encoded by one window of Sorangium aterium:
- a CDS encoding FAD-dependent oxidoreductase, with product MNRRGFLSSVAAGWVVHTASPGRAPLAGEIVGAAHGAGHLLRGGPLPAASGPAERADVVIVGGGVSGLSAAWRLAGAGLDLRVLELEPRPGGTSAWGDDGVVPYPWGAHYLAAPNVEARATLRLLEQMGVVTGWDAAGRPTFDPRRLCHAPGERLFYEGAWHSGLAPLDALSSEALDELERFHAFEEELTELTGSDGRPAFQIPLERSSRDPELLQLDRMSMAAWLDREGYRTPFLRWYVRYAMLDDFGGAPEEISAWAGLHYFAGRKARAPELAGSRYLVWPEGNGRLVKALLERAAPRVSLGALVTSVRPQPGGRVEIDYVDVQRGEARRIEARAAILAAPAFVVRRIFAGSAAGGLPERIASAWLVANLHVERPIDPNHAWDSVLYGAEGLGYVDARHQLTDLAAATMQRSRLETPVQRTVLTYYRAFGGPDVAAARAALLRAPWESLADGVLRDLAPAHPHLRDDVERMDVMIWGHAMPRPRPGFLGPRPFEPRCALSERVAWAHVDQPGMALFEEAHACGVRAAETIAASAGIAIGESWL from the coding sequence GTGAACCGCCGCGGCTTCCTGAGCTCCGTGGCCGCGGGCTGGGTCGTGCACACGGCCTCGCCCGGGCGCGCGCCGCTCGCCGGCGAGATCGTCGGCGCGGCCCACGGCGCGGGCCACCTGCTCCGCGGCGGCCCGCTGCCCGCGGCGAGCGGCCCCGCCGAGCGCGCGGACGTCGTGATCGTCGGCGGCGGGGTGAGCGGGTTGTCGGCCGCGTGGCGGCTCGCCGGTGCCGGGCTCGATCTGCGGGTCCTCGAGCTCGAGCCGAGGCCAGGCGGCACGAGCGCGTGGGGCGACGACGGCGTCGTGCCGTACCCGTGGGGCGCGCACTACCTCGCCGCGCCGAACGTCGAGGCGCGCGCGACGCTGCGCCTGCTCGAGCAGATGGGCGTCGTCACCGGGTGGGACGCGGCGGGGCGCCCCACGTTCGATCCGCGGCGGCTGTGCCACGCGCCGGGCGAGCGGCTGTTCTACGAGGGCGCGTGGCACAGCGGCCTCGCGCCGCTCGACGCGCTCTCGAGCGAGGCGCTGGACGAGCTCGAGAGGTTTCATGCGTTCGAGGAGGAGCTCACGGAGCTCACCGGCAGCGACGGGCGCCCGGCGTTCCAGATCCCGCTCGAACGCTCCTCGCGCGACCCCGAGCTCCTCCAGCTCGACCGGATGAGCATGGCGGCGTGGCTCGATCGCGAGGGGTACCGCACGCCGTTCCTTCGCTGGTACGTGCGCTACGCGATGCTCGACGACTTCGGCGGCGCGCCCGAGGAGATCTCGGCCTGGGCGGGGCTGCACTACTTCGCGGGGCGCAAGGCGCGCGCGCCGGAGCTCGCGGGCAGCCGCTACCTCGTCTGGCCCGAGGGCAACGGCCGGCTCGTGAAGGCGCTGCTCGAGCGCGCGGCGCCGCGCGTGTCGCTCGGCGCGCTCGTCACGTCGGTGCGCCCGCAGCCGGGCGGCCGCGTCGAGATCGACTACGTCGACGTGCAGCGCGGCGAGGCGCGCCGTATCGAGGCCCGCGCGGCCATCCTCGCGGCGCCGGCGTTCGTCGTGCGCCGGATCTTCGCGGGGAGCGCAGCGGGCGGCCTGCCGGAGCGGATCGCGTCGGCGTGGCTCGTGGCGAACCTGCACGTCGAGCGGCCGATCGACCCCAACCACGCGTGGGATTCCGTCCTCTACGGCGCCGAGGGGCTCGGCTACGTCGACGCGCGCCACCAGCTCACCGATCTCGCGGCGGCGACGATGCAGCGATCGCGCCTCGAGACGCCGGTGCAGCGCACCGTGCTGACCTACTACCGCGCCTTCGGCGGGCCGGACGTGGCCGCCGCGCGCGCGGCGCTGCTCCGCGCGCCGTGGGAGTCGCTCGCCGACGGCGTGCTGCGCGACCTCGCGCCGGCGCACCCGCACCTGCGCGACGACGTCGAGCGGATGGACGTCATGATCTGGGGTCACGCGATGCCGCGCCCGCGCCCCGGCTTCCTCGGCCCGCGGCCGTTCGAGCCGCGCTGCGCGCTCTCCGAGCGCGTCGCCTGGGCTCACGTCGATCAGCCGGGGATGGCGCTCTTCGAGGAGGCGCACGCCTGCGGCGTGCGCGCCGCCGAGACGATCGCGGCCTCGGCGGGGATCGCGATCGGCGAGAGCTGGCTCTGA
- a CDS encoding polyamine aminopropyltransferase, translating to MPATEESPAGARGAPPGDAPAPFPAAQPLPRLVHPALLASVFVIATSGLVYELITGTLASYVLGDSVTQFSFVIGLYLFAMGIGSYLSQYIESRLLERFVEIELGLALVGGLSAPMLFRVYTALGSFRALLYSLVLLIGVLVGLEIPLLIRLLNFSLDLKRLVARVLTLDYIGALAASLLFPSLLLPRLGIHQTSLFFGMLNAAVAITSTFLFPLDRAVVVRLRALCLIVIAGLGVAFALVSRFVERSEALYFGAPIVYAAQSPYQRLVITRSPRTTRLFLNGNLQFSSDDEHRYHEVLVHPAVAALGREPRRALILGGGDGLAARELLRYPSVEQILLVDLDGAVTGAFRDLPLAAELNQGSLRDPRVAVRNEDAFKYLEESTESFDLAIVDFPDPGNYAVGKLYTDAFYHLLRQRLSVRGLAVVQATSPHYARESFWCVVTTLEAAGFKTAPLHVYVPSFGEWGFILAGGEGLAAPGALRIDPSRLRYLDSSGLPELFRFPRDLGRVEAPINRLNDQKLVSVYTREWAEWTR from the coding sequence ATGCCGGCCACCGAGGAGAGCCCTGCGGGAGCTCGGGGCGCCCCTCCCGGGGACGCTCCGGCGCCCTTTCCTGCTGCGCAGCCGCTGCCCCGGCTCGTGCACCCGGCGCTCCTCGCGAGCGTGTTCGTCATCGCCACGTCGGGGCTCGTCTACGAGCTCATCACCGGCACGCTCGCGAGCTACGTCCTCGGCGACTCGGTGACGCAGTTCAGCTTCGTCATCGGCCTTTACCTGTTCGCGATGGGGATCGGCTCGTACCTCTCCCAGTACATCGAGAGCCGGCTCCTCGAGCGCTTCGTCGAGATCGAGCTCGGCCTCGCACTCGTCGGGGGGCTCTCCGCGCCGATGCTCTTCCGGGTGTACACGGCGCTCGGTTCGTTCCGCGCGCTGCTCTACTCGCTCGTGCTGCTCATCGGGGTGCTCGTGGGGCTCGAGATCCCGCTGCTCATCCGGCTGCTCAACTTCTCGCTCGATCTCAAGCGGCTCGTCGCGCGCGTGCTCACGCTCGACTACATCGGCGCGCTGGCCGCGAGCCTGCTCTTCCCCTCGCTCCTCTTGCCGCGCCTCGGGATCCACCAGACGAGCCTGTTCTTCGGCATGCTCAACGCGGCCGTCGCGATCACGAGCACGTTCCTGTTCCCCCTCGATCGCGCCGTCGTCGTCCGGCTGCGGGCGCTCTGCCTGATCGTGATCGCTGGGCTCGGGGTCGCCTTCGCGCTCGTCTCGCGGTTCGTCGAGCGCTCGGAGGCGCTCTATTTCGGGGCGCCCATCGTCTACGCGGCGCAGTCGCCCTACCAGCGCCTCGTCATCACGAGGAGCCCGCGCACGACGCGCCTCTTCCTGAACGGCAACCTCCAGTTCTCGTCGGACGACGAGCACCGGTACCACGAGGTGCTCGTGCACCCGGCCGTCGCCGCGCTGGGGCGCGAGCCGCGGCGCGCGCTGATCCTCGGCGGCGGCGACGGGCTCGCAGCGCGCGAGCTGCTCCGTTACCCGTCGGTCGAGCAGATCCTGCTCGTCGACCTGGACGGCGCGGTCACCGGCGCCTTCCGCGATCTGCCGCTCGCCGCGGAGCTGAACCAGGGCTCGCTCCGCGACCCGCGCGTCGCCGTCCGCAACGAGGACGCGTTCAAGTACCTCGAGGAGTCGACCGAGTCGTTCGATCTCGCGATCGTCGACTTCCCCGATCCGGGCAACTACGCCGTCGGCAAGCTGTACACGGACGCGTTCTATCACCTGCTCCGGCAGCGGCTCTCCGTGCGCGGGCTCGCCGTCGTCCAGGCGACGTCGCCTCACTACGCGCGCGAGTCGTTCTGGTGCGTCGTGACGACGCTCGAGGCGGCCGGCTTCAAGACCGCGCCGCTCCACGTCTACGTTCCGAGCTTCGGCGAGTGGGGCTTCATCCTGGCGGGCGGCGAGGGGCTCGCCGCGCCAGGCGCCCTCCGGATCGATCCGTCGAGGCTCCGCTACCTCGACTCGAGCGGCCTGCCGGAGCTCTTCCGGTTCCCTCGCGATCTCGGCCGCGTCGAGGCGCCGATCAACCGGCTGAACGACCAGAAGCTCGTCTCCGTGTACACGCGCGAGTGGGCCGAGTGGACCCGGTGA
- a CDS encoding DUF4178 domain-containing protein, with protein MSTPFDRAAACPSCGAPITFRFAGAMAQVCKHCKFVVARTDRDLRAVGRVADLVDIPTPLQLGVTGRWGNEPFVVDGRVQLDRASAPGAPWQEIFIAFPASGRWTWVAFAQGRWYATTEAPLPLNGLPQWSSLQPGGRVHLEGHGMFTVVEVGSRRVISAEGEMPYVAAPGVVTGFVDIAGPRGEFGTLDYGDGRMIPPKLYLGRQIDPAVMKLDTGAPVDQPTAQVSAVACPNCGGNLPLAAPGTTERIVCRYCGTASDLTKGALVALGQVPRPPMEPYVPLGAEGQLRGTRVLCIGFVIRGCTVEGERYRWREYLLYGGPSVGYLWLMEEDGAWQLVTPLSPGEVQPMGSTASYQGRTYALKQSVHAEVEYVIGEFYWKVEIGEAVQATEYEGEGGKVSIEQAPTEVSVSFCSPLPGKELAAAFHLPPPPSPSFGGGTSASAGTVVVIVVVLIVVLLILIALSDCGGGGGGVIFIPSGGGSPSFGGGK; from the coding sequence GTGAGCACGCCCTTCGACCGAGCAGCCGCGTGCCCCTCCTGCGGCGCGCCGATCACGTTTCGCTTCGCGGGCGCGATGGCGCAGGTGTGCAAGCACTGCAAGTTCGTCGTCGCGCGCACCGATCGGGACCTCCGCGCCGTCGGGCGCGTCGCCGACTTGGTCGATATACCAACGCCCCTCCAGCTCGGCGTCACCGGGCGCTGGGGCAACGAGCCGTTCGTTGTCGACGGCCGCGTCCAGCTCGATCGGGCCAGCGCGCCGGGCGCGCCCTGGCAGGAGATCTTCATCGCGTTCCCGGCCAGCGGTCGCTGGACGTGGGTCGCCTTCGCTCAGGGGCGCTGGTACGCCACCACCGAGGCGCCGCTCCCGCTGAACGGGCTGCCGCAGTGGAGCTCCCTCCAGCCGGGCGGCCGTGTCCACCTCGAGGGGCACGGCATGTTCACCGTCGTCGAGGTCGGCAGCCGGCGCGTGATCTCCGCCGAAGGAGAGATGCCCTACGTCGCCGCGCCGGGCGTGGTGACGGGCTTCGTCGACATCGCTGGGCCGAGGGGCGAGTTCGGGACGCTCGACTACGGCGACGGGCGGATGATCCCGCCCAAGCTCTACCTGGGCCGGCAGATCGACCCGGCCGTGATGAAGCTCGACACCGGCGCCCCTGTGGACCAGCCCACAGCGCAGGTGTCGGCCGTCGCGTGCCCGAACTGCGGCGGCAACCTTCCGCTCGCCGCGCCCGGCACCACGGAGCGCATCGTCTGCCGGTACTGCGGTACGGCGAGCGACCTCACGAAGGGCGCGCTCGTCGCGCTCGGCCAGGTCCCACGGCCGCCCATGGAGCCGTACGTCCCGCTCGGCGCCGAGGGCCAGCTCCGCGGCACGCGCGTGCTCTGCATCGGCTTCGTCATCCGGGGCTGCACGGTGGAGGGCGAGCGCTACCGCTGGCGGGAGTACCTGCTCTACGGCGGGCCGAGCGTCGGCTACCTGTGGCTGATGGAAGAGGACGGCGCGTGGCAGCTCGTGACGCCTCTCTCACCCGGCGAGGTCCAGCCGATGGGCTCGACGGCGAGCTATCAAGGGCGGACGTACGCGCTCAAGCAGAGCGTCCACGCCGAGGTGGAATACGTCATCGGCGAGTTCTACTGGAAGGTCGAGATCGGCGAGGCGGTGCAGGCCACGGAGTACGAGGGCGAAGGCGGCAAGGTCAGCATCGAGCAGGCCCCGACCGAGGTGAGCGTGTCATTCTGCTCACCGCTTCCAGGGAAGGAGCTCGCCGCCGCCTTCCACCTGCCGCCCCCGCCGAGCCCCTCGTTCGGCGGCGGGACGAGCGCCAGCGCCGGCACGGTCGTCGTCATCGTCGTCGTCCTGATCGTCGTCCTCCTCATTCTCATCGCGCTCAGCGACTGCGGTGGGGGCGGCGGCGGCGTCATCTTCATTCCGAGCGGGGGGGGCAGCCCGAGCTTCGGCGGTGGGAAGTGA